From a single Vitis vinifera cultivar Pinot Noir 40024 chromosome 18, ASM3070453v1 genomic region:
- the LOC132253138 gene encoding ras-related protein Rab7-like, with protein sequence MKLMIFLSIAQDLNLKPPPVPEGEFCSLNCLHDLHFFALDIISFYFLFLDAELVSISIVFQANPSDPKTFPFILLGNKIDIDGGNSRVVSKKKAEDWCASKGNIPYFETSAKEDYNVDAAFLCIAKTALANEHEQDIYFQGIPEAVSETEQGGGCAC encoded by the exons ATGAAACTGATGATTTTTCTCTCCATAGCTCAGGACTTGAATCTCAAGCCACCTCCTGTTCCTGAGGGGGAGTTCTGTT CATTGAATTGCCTTCATGACTTGCACTTCTTTGCTTTAGATAtaatctctttttattttttatttttggatgcTGAATTGGTTTCCATCTCCATTGTGTTCCAGGCAAATCCATCTGATCCCAAgacatttccttttatattatTGGGAAACAAAATTGATATAGATGGTGGAAATAGCCGAGTG GTTTCTAAGAAAAAAGCAGAGGACTGGTGTGCTTCGAAAGGAAACATTCCTTACTTTGAAACATCAGCAAAGGAGGATTACAATGTTGATGCTGCATTCCTTTGTATTGCCAAAACTGCCCTAGCCAATGAGCATGAACAAGACAT CTATTTCCAGGGCATCCCTGAGGCAGTTTCTGAAACTGAGCAAGGAGGCGGTTGTGCATGCTGA
- the LOC109121401 gene encoding laccase-14, translating to MQQSRKEAMGSKKMGFFLKLLVLVLMSGMLVCSVQGDAHYYDFVLKKSNFTRLCSTKSMLTVNESFPGPVIRIHRGDTVYVNVQNEGDYGVTIHWHGVEQTRNPWSDGPEYITQCSIQPRTNFTYEVILGKDQEGTLWWHAHSNWTRATVHGAIVVLPAEGTTYPYPKPDAEEVIVLASWFEGDVNLLVQEALLQNSTSSTPVSDAYTINGQPGDFAACSNGTTYRLLVDYGKTYLLRIVNAIMNSETFFAISGHNLTVVGTDGTYTKPFVTSFIMITPGQTMDVLVTMDQAPSYYYMAARQFVSENPEVPDFDDSNVTAIIQYRGNYTPPAAPSFPANLPAYHQLGVAYSFLSQFRSLASPEHPVNVPLDITTRMYITVAMNSVVYEDEGTTGTYIASSLNNISFLNPEMDVLQAYYRHVGGVYTTDFPDHPSYYFNFTGYDMPSDVTMQATKVKVLNYNESVEIIFQGTNVQYTPEDHPLHLHGYTFYVIGSGYGVFDNETDPQGFNLVDPPERNTVTVPQNGWVALRFVANNPGVWLWHCHLDRHLTWGMDTVFIVKDGGTPETSILPPPAYMPPCQDPSPIVLEDFSDSVKAW from the exons ATGCAACAAAGCAGGAAAGAAGCTATGGGGTCGAAGAAGATGGGTTTTTTCTTGAAGTTGCTTGTGCTTGTGCTTATGAGTGGAATGCTTGTTTGCAGTGTCCAAGGAGACGCCCACTACTATGACTTTGTT CTGAAGAAGTCCAATTTCACAAGGCTGTGCAGCACAAAAAGCATGCTGACTGTGAATGAAAGCTTTCCAGGGCCAGTCATTCGGATTCACAGAGGCGATACGGTCTACGTAAACGTGCAGAATGAAGGCGATTATGGCGTCACCATTCATTG GCATGGAGTGGAGCAAACAAGGAATCCATGGTCGGACGGCCCAGAGTACATCACACAGTGCAGCATTCAACCAAGAACAAACTTCACATACGAGGTGATATTGGGTAAAGATCAGGAAGGAACTCTTTGGTGGCATGCCCATAGTAACTGGACAAGGGCCACTGTCCATGGTGCTATTGTTGTTTTGCCAGCTGAAGGAACCACCTATCCATATCCCAAGCCTGATGCTGAAGAAGTTATTGTGCTTG CATCTTGGTTCGAGGGAGATGTGAACTTGCTGGTTCAGGAGGCTCTGCTCCAAAATTCCACTTCATCTACTCCGGTATCAGATGCTTACACCATCAACGGCCAGCCAGGAGATTTTGCAGCATGCTCCAATG GAACAACATATCGTTTACTGGTGGATTATGGCAAGACCTATCTTCTTCGCATAGTGAATGCAATCATGAACTCGGAAACCTTCTTCGCCATATCCGGCCACAACCTCACTGTTGTTGGCACCGACGGAACCTACACCAAACCATTTGTCACCAGTTTCATAATGATCACCCCGGGACAAACCATGGATGTCCTGGTCACAATGGACCAGGCTCCAAGTTACTATTACATGGCTGCCAGGCAGTTTGTATCTGAAAATCCTGAAGTTCCCGACTTCGATGATTCAAATGTTACTGCAATTATTCAATATAGAGGCAACTACACACCCCCGGCCGCACCTTCCTTTCCAGCCAACCTTCCTGCTTACCACCAATTGGGGGTTGCATACAGCTTTTTGTCCCAGTTTCGGAGCTTAGCAAGCCCAGAGCACCCAGTGAATGTGCCTCTAGATATAACTACTAGAATGTACATCACAGTGGCAATGAATTCAGTGGTCTATGAAGATGAGGGGACAACAGGGACTTACATAGCTTCAAGCTTGAACAACATTAGTTTTCTGAACCCCGAGATGGATGTGCTGCAAGCCTACTACAG GCATGTTGGTGGAGTTTATACCACAGATTTCCCAGACCATCCGTCCTACTATTTTAACTTCACCGGGTACGATATGCCTTCCGACGTAACAATGCAGGCGACTAAGGTGAAGGTCCTCAACTACAATGAATCAGTGGAGATCATATTCCAGGGAACTAATGTGCAATATACACCCGAAGATCATCCACTGCATCTACATGGTTATACCTTTTATGTGATTGGGTCGGGTTATGGAGTTTTCGACAATGAGACTGATCCCCAAGGGTTTAATTTGGTTGACCCACCTGAACGGAACACCGTTACAGTTCCTCAGAATGGATGGGTTGCCCTCAGATTTGTAGCAAATAATCCTG GTGTATGGCTATGGCACTGTCATTTGGATCGACATCTCACCTGGGGTATGGACACTGTTTTCATAGTGAAGGACGGCGGCACGCCTGAGACCAGTATCCTTCCACCTCCTGCATACATGCCGCCATGCCAAGATCCATCCCCAATTGTGCTGGAAGATTTCAGTGATTCAGTAAAAGCCTGGTGA